The DNA sequence ATACCCATTTTCTGTAGCATAATACGTAGAACAAAGCCACTGCATTGGACGAGTACGATAATAACTTGTTCCTGAACAAGTAGAAAGCGCGAGCTCTATTTTTTGTGATCCTTCGTATGCGACTAAAATAACCTCTCCTCCAGTACCATTATCAAGCCAACTACCGTGTTTTGACATAAAAACAGATATACGAAAGAGTTTGGGAGCCCAAGTATTTGCTCGAAACTCCAACTTCGATGGATCTGACGTGTTGATAGAAACAGTCGAATTAATCATGGTGCTCTGCATTGATTTCTGATCATACTTATTCCAATAAACATTAGTTCTACGAGGAAATAGTCCAGAACCTTCATGCCCTCCTGATAAAGCACCTCGTGCAATCATCATGACCCTCGTGAGTTTGTAATATCCATAAGGAACATATTGTTGGGATTGCTTATTATTAATATTGTCATAGTCTTGGCGCATATTTCCCCATGTATCTTTATAAGAGAGGGGCGTGTTTGATAAATTCACTCGACCATTGAAGACCATGGTAGTAGAGGTTTTTGGAGTAATACTGATATTTTGTCCAACCGAAAGATCGTTCTGACATACCAGCCCTCCACCTGTAGTAGTGAAATTTCCTAAAACTTGAGTATTTTCTGTAGCAATCTTCTTACCAACAGTAAGTGCTGTTTTCTTTTGTTCTTCAGTTAAATTAATAAATTGAATATTAAAACGAACAAAAGTAGGAATTGATATTTTTATCTTCGGTGTTGAGGGTGTAGGGTTTGTCATACTAGTCTACCTCTGCAAAATTAAAATCAAATGGAAACCAAATCACGCATGTCGATACAGACATTAGGTTGATCCAAAGGATAGTCTCGACATTGACCCAAGGGTAGTTATAAGGAGGACTAGGAACAACTTCCGTTACAGGAAAAATACTAGTTAGAGCAACACTAACACGATCAGTCTGATAACCTCCTCTGGTATCTGAAGTACAAAGTTGTACTTTACTATTTCTCGAAATAAAATTAAGAAATAGGCCTGGATTATTATCGCCTTCATGATATCCAGACCAACGTGTCAGCTGAAATGTAACTTGGTAAATGCCTTCTTTTTTTAATTTAACGATAGGATCGATTTCGATGTAGTTGCTAGCATTAGGGGTCCTATTAAAATAAACAGTTTTATTGGAGATAGATCTAGCATTAGTTTCAACACTAGCTCCACTGTCAACATAATACCCATCTGGGTAATAGGTATATAGATTGGCAGCTTGACATCCAGTTTTCCTATAGTAATTAAATGTTATAGCATCTCTTGCAGACTGAGGGTCACTAATATTATTACAAACAGGCGTTCTTGATGAACTCGTTTGAGAGAAAATATTAATACCGTTCGACAGTGTTGTAGCATTAAATTCAGATTTTTCTGCTGATATGTTCCCTCCTACGACAAATTCACATGGAGAAATTGTTGTATCGGATACTTTAAGATCTCGAGTAACTAAAGCATTTTCTATTGTAGCATTCCCCTCCACGCTAAGAGTTGCTTGATCCATAAATAAATTCTGATCTTTCACTCCAGAATTTTCATTTGAATTTATAGGAGGGATACTAGACTTAACTATTATGTTTTTTTGTTTTAATTTTTTCATCGTTATTATTTTTCTCCTGCATAATAAAGAAGGGAGAAGGAATAATTCCCTATTTCAGCCCCATAAGAATCATTCTCTATGTAGAAAATGCTGCCTCTATAGCCACTAGGATTATTAGGATTCGGAGCTATATCGCTCGAACTTCTATATACTGCGGTTCCTAGAGTGGCCACAGTTGAGTACCCTCCTCCACTATATACTGTGCTTTCACATAGAACCTCTCTTAAAGCATTATATATAAATACTGACCCCCCCCAGCCATTGTTCCATCCCCAACGTTTACCAATAGTAAATGAAAGTATATATGTTCCTACTGCAAGAAACTGTATAGCATTATTGCCTCCGACAGTTACTTGTTGTGTACTTTGCTTCCATCCTATAAAACGAAAAACTTTACCCACATTACGCGACTGATATAGAGTATATTCCGATCCAGTCAGTGATAAATGTTCTTCTCCAGGGTTAAATGTTAACCTTCCTGTTAAAGGCTTAGAACAGAAAAAATATTCAGGAGAGCGTATATAATTTGCAGGCACTGGATCACAATCCGATCTTGGCAAAGCAGAGTTGCTAAGACGATTATTTTTAAAATCTATAGATATTTGGGAAGTAAAATCTTGCGCATTTAAGTTGTAAGCAGCAGCTGAAGTTAATCCAGTTGCTGAAACCTGATCTTTAAGTACCGCATTCCCTTCAACAGAAAATGTAGTAGTTGATGAGATTCCCTGAGCCTGGGTATCGAAGGTCTCGACATTTGCTGCCAACAAATCGCCATCTACAATTGAGTCTAATTTAAAATAACACTCATTATCATTAATATTGTTCTTCATAATAACTTTTTAATAAAAATTTTATTTTAATTAACTAGAAAACAAATTAAACATATTAGGTCAATTATTAAATTAATTAATAAAATTAAATATAAAAGTAATTGGTCTTAGAAAGACTTAATAAAAAAAACGTTTGATAGAGATTGAAAAGATAATAGATAGAAAAAACATGAATAAATTAAAAGATAAGGTTTCCTAATTGAACCCTTAATAATAGGCTGAAAATAGCCTATAAAACGATTTTATAAATTAGGACCTTTTTTAAAAAAGTGGGGGTGGCTGGATTTGAACCAACGTATCCACAAGGAGTCGGATTTACAGTCCGATGCAATTGACCGCTATGCGACACCCCCAAATAATGCTGGAGAAAGGACTTGAACCCTCAACCGTTCGATTACAAATCGAATGCTCTGCCAATTGAGCTACTCCAGCAGAAAGCAAAGCGGAATTATCTCAAAAAGAAAGTTTTATTCTCAATGAGAAAGTGCATTATCTAAAATTAATCTTCCTTAACTGGAGGCTTTTGGGAAGGTTCTGATATACGAAAGTCTTCTTGCGTAGGGATAAAGTCTTCGGAAATAAAGTGAGGATCTTGATTTAAAGGCGTTTGGTCCCCTAGAGGTAGAGCTAAACTCTCTGCTGTATGCAAAAGCTCAAAATTATGCTGTTGAAGTTTCTCCGCTACTAATTGTTCTTCTTGGAATTGAGCTTTCTTAAGAGCTTTTTTACTAGTAACCTCTTTGTTTCTAGTGATCTTATGAAGTTTACTTACTGAAGCTTGCTGCTCTGAAGCCATTGATTGAGATAAACGCTGAAACAACTTCGCACAATTCGCTCCTGCGTCCCCCTCAGCAGATGACGAAAGAACTTCAGCAGAAAACTTGAATTTTCCTTCAGTTGTATAACGCGCTGTTTGTTCTTCTTTTTTTAAGCAACATTGTTTGTATTTTTTGTTAGAACCACAAGGGCATAAATCATTTCTATTAATCTTTTTTGACATGCGATCCTCTTGAACACAAAATCTTTTGAAAAAGTCTAAATAAGCTCAAAATAAAATCCAAAGTTAAATAAAAGAAGCTATTTTATTTTTATCAATAGAAAGGTTCCTCTCTAGTCTGAGATCACTCTTTCATATATAAGAGAAGAAACTTTATTCTTTTTGGGGAATCAATCCCTTTACACTATGTATTTTTAGAACTACAAGTTTCTGGATTTTTAAAGACGATTTCTTAAAAATGCTACCATTTTAAAAATATATCCACACATTGTTTGCATGTCTACCTTACTTTTAAACCCTCCATGGATGAAAGCGGGAAAACGTATAGAGAGCTTAGTCCGGAAAGCACTTTATACTTATAAAATGTTAGAAAACCATCGTAAAATTGTGATAGCTCTAAGTGGAGGGAAAGATAGTCTTACCCTTCTTTTAATGCTCAAAGTAATTTCTGGACGAGGATTCCCACCTTTGGATCTCTATGCGGTCAATATCGGAGGCAAATATTCATGTGGAGCCGAGGTTAGCAAATCTTACTTAAGCCAAATCTGTGATAGGCTTCATGTTCCCTTTACAACAATTGCCTCTCCTTATGAATCTGAAACCCCTGAGTGTTATCCTTGCTCGCAAGCAAGAAGACGACTGCTTTTCCAAGCGGCTAAAGAGATAGGGGCTACAGCTATTGCTTTTGGCCATCACCGAGATGATGTGGTCCAAACTGCTTTGCTTAATCTTCTACATAAAGCAGAGTTTGCTGGAATGCTTCCTGTTTTAGATATGATTCATTTTGGAGTCACTATTTTACGTCCTCTAATTTTCACCCCTGAGCTTTGGATCCGGAAGTTTGCTAAAGAAAATGGTTTCTCACGAGTAACTTGCCGTTGTCCCGTCATTTCATTAAGAAGTAAAGCCGAACAAGGTTTAAAGTTTCTAGAAGAAGTGTTTCCCTTAGCTCGTCATAATATTGCTTTAGCCATTTATGAACAGGGATCATCTAAGTCGCAAAAAAATTAACAATCATTTTATTATTAGATTTTGTAATTAATTAATTCTTAATGTAAATCTTAAAATAAAAATTTATTAGGTTTTTATGAACAAAAGATTAAAAATAATTCTAACTAATGATGATGGAATTGCAGCTAAGGGAATGAGTTCTCTAGTCTCCGCTCTATTAGAGGCTAATATAGGGGATATTTACATAACTGCTCCTCAAATAGAGCAGTCAGGGAAAAGTATGGCTATTTCTCTTGACCAAGTGATCTGTGCGACTCCTTACACTTATCCCCAACCTGTTGAAGAAGCCTGGGCTATAGGCGGTTCTCCTGCAGATTGCGTGAGATTAGGTCTCAGAGCACTTTTTGAAACGCTCTCTCCTGATATAGTGATTTCAGGAATTAACTCTGGCAACAACATATGCAAGAATGCTTGGTATTCAGGAACCGTAGGTGCTGCAAAACAAGCTTTAATAGACGGTATTCCTTCGATTGCATTATCTCAGGACAAACACATTTCTTTCTTTCAAGAAGA is a window from the Chlamydia serpentis genome containing:
- a CDS encoding SEC-C metal-binding domain-containing protein; its protein translation is MSKKINRNDLCPCGSNKKYKQCCLKKEEQTARYTTEGKFKFSAEVLSSSAEGDAGANCAKLFQRLSQSMASEQQASVSKLHKITRNKEVTSKKALKKAQFQEEQLVAEKLQQHNFELLHTAESLALPLGDQTPLNQDPHFISEDFIPTQEDFRISEPSQKPPVKED
- a CDS encoding tRNA 2-thiocytidine biosynthesis TtcA family protein, yielding MSTLLLNPPWMKAGKRIESLVRKALYTYKMLENHRKIVIALSGGKDSLTLLLMLKVISGRGFPPLDLYAVNIGGKYSCGAEVSKSYLSQICDRLHVPFTTIASPYESETPECYPCSQARRRLLFQAAKEIGATAIAFGHHRDDVVQTALLNLLHKAEFAGMLPVLDMIHFGVTILRPLIFTPELWIRKFAKENGFSRVTCRCPVISLRSKAEQGLKFLEEVFPLARHNIALAIYEQGSSKSQKN
- the surE gene encoding 5'/3'-nucleotidase SurE; translation: MNKRLKIILTNDDGIAAKGMSSLVSALLEANIGDIYITAPQIEQSGKSMAISLDQVICATPYTYPQPVEEAWAIGGSPADCVRLGLRALFETLSPDIVISGINSGNNICKNAWYSGTVGAAKQALIDGIPSIALSQDKHISFFQEDRAPEILKTLIMYLLSQPFPSLTGLNVNFPVSPGGCCWKGMRLIPPGDEFFYEEPQYLGSVHKDKYYVGKVAGVKVTDQPSAEFLCMLENHISVAPIFLQSSPFEVMTIKEFQKCQEDFNTFLSKPEIRTKIF